One region of Lathamus discolor isolate bLatDis1 chromosome 2, bLatDis1.hap1, whole genome shotgun sequence genomic DNA includes:
- the LOC136009322 gene encoding interferon alpha-inducible protein 27, mitochondrial-like produces the protein MSDQNVHRAGFSPSGITRGSLASSMMSQEAKASGGGVRSGGPTSTLQEMGARGSTHSSGFTTSGISPASQASQMMSKEASSHGGGTPRGGTTSTVQSISMGGKGGRR, from the exons atgtcCGACCAAAATGTCCACAGAGCTGGCTTCTCTCCTTCCGGGATCACAAGAGGATCACTTGCTTCATCAATGATGTCCCAGGAAGCGAAAGCTTCTGGGGGAGGTGTGCGCTCTGGAGGCCCTACCTCTACACTCCAGGAAATGG GTGCCAGAGGCTCAACCCATTCATCAGGTTTTACCACCAGTGGCatctcccctgcatcccaggcCTCCCAGATGATGTCCAAGGAGGCCAGCTCTCATGGAGGTGGAACTCCCCGGGGTGGTACAACTTCCACTGTCCAATCCATCT CAATGGGTGGCAAAGGAGGAAGACGctga